The following coding sequences lie in one Gammaproteobacteria bacterium genomic window:
- a CDS encoding alpha/beta hydrolase, whose translation MSIVDGLTPESGYRLKSAIPYGQLPRQKADVYMPDSGSPPYPTVVFFYGGRWTFGDRDDYRFVGQALASRGILTIIADYRQYPEVRFPAFVEDGARAVAWAHGNVSEYGGDPDMLFAMGHSSGAHIAAMLATDCRYLRDVGGDQSWLSGFIGLAGPYDFLPLTDDGLIEIFGPEDLQLASQPINFVDFRTPPMLLMHGLKDNTVWVRNTRNLASRALEHDVAVTTIYYPDIGHLRIIGAVAEPFQGWAPVADDITEFVHAMGEPDRMNARHQCCEECCPTNPCATGTTTQREYSGHERAG comes from the coding sequence TTGTCGATCGTCGACGGACTGACGCCCGAATCCGGCTACAGGCTGAAATCCGCCATTCCCTATGGTCAGCTCCCTCGGCAGAAGGCCGACGTGTACATGCCGGATTCGGGAAGCCCCCCATATCCGACTGTCGTCTTCTTCTACGGTGGCAGGTGGACCTTCGGCGACCGCGACGACTACCGCTTCGTCGGGCAGGCCCTCGCCTCTCGCGGTATCCTGACGATCATCGCAGATTACCGGCAATACCCCGAGGTACGCTTCCCGGCATTTGTCGAAGACGGGGCTCGGGCGGTCGCGTGGGCGCACGGGAATGTTTCCGAATATGGTGGTGACCCGGACATGCTTTTCGCGATGGGTCATTCATCCGGCGCACACATTGCCGCGATGCTTGCGACCGACTGCCGGTATCTGCGTGATGTGGGGGGTGACCAGAGCTGGCTGTCGGGATTCATCGGCCTCGCGGGGCCCTATGACTTTCTGCCACTGACCGATGATGGCCTGATAGAAATATTCGGGCCTGAAGATCTTCAACTCGCATCTCAACCCATCAATTTCGTTGACTTCAGGACGCCGCCCATGCTGCTGATGCACGGCCTGAAAGACAATACGGTTTGGGTAAGAAACACACGCAACCTCGCCTCGCGGGCGCTGGAACATGATGTTGCCGTAACCACCATCTACTACCCGGACATCGGACACCTGCGAATTATTGGCGCCGTCGCCGAACCTTTCCAGGGTTGGGCTCCCGTCGCCGACGACATCACGGAATTCGTACATGCCATGGGGGAACCGGATCGAATGAACGCAAGACACCAATGCTGCGAGGAATGCTGCCCGACAAATCCGTGCGCAACAGGCACGACGACGCAGCGTGAGTATTCCGGACATGAACGGGCCGGGTAG
- a CDS encoding CIA30 family protein yields MSIPDMNGPGRRNGLTAMLFTAIAGGGHAGEGTTSDALIDDRSSGSLKASRGGQWRLVTDQVMGGISTADLRPDRHGDRGCLRLSGTVNTANSGGFVQMALDPAGGKHWNVSTFAGLQLLVSGNGEQYNVHLRTSDLWLPWQSYRAAFVTAPEWHVIRIPFSSFEAYRIKTRLDTSRLTRLGLVAIGRHFTADLCLGDLRFYSQEGKTQQRM; encoded by the coding sequence GTGAGTATTCCGGACATGAACGGGCCGGGTAGACGGAACGGCCTGACCGCCATGTTGTTCACCGCTATAGCGGGTGGGGGACACGCTGGCGAAGGCACGACAAGCGACGCGCTGATCGACGATCGCAGCAGTGGCAGCCTGAAAGCAAGCCGCGGCGGGCAGTGGCGACTGGTAACCGATCAGGTCATGGGTGGAATCTCGACAGCAGACCTGAGACCCGACCGGCATGGAGACCGAGGCTGCCTCCGATTGAGCGGCACGGTCAATACCGCGAATAGTGGCGGATTCGTGCAGATGGCGCTGGACCCTGCCGGTGGCAAGCACTGGAACGTCAGCACATTCGCCGGTTTGCAATTACTCGTCTCCGGAAACGGGGAGCAATACAACGTCCACCTTCGAACCAGCGACCTCTGGTTGCCCTGGCAATCGTATCGGGCGGCATTCGTCACCGCACCCGAGTGGCACGTGATCCGGATACCGTTTTCATCGTTCGAAGCCTACCGAATCAAGACCCGGCTTGACACCAGTCGGCTAACCCGCCTCGGACTCGTGGCGATCGGACGTCATTTCACGGCAGACCTGTGTCTGGGAGATCTGCGTTTCTACAGTCAAGAAGGCAAGACGCAACAACGGATGTGA